The following proteins come from a genomic window of Populus nigra chromosome 6, ddPopNigr1.1, whole genome shotgun sequence:
- the LOC133697397 gene encoding putative UDP-rhamnose:rhamnosyltransferase 1, which yields MDEPHELHIAIFPWLAFGHIIPFLELAKLIAQRGHKISFISTPRNIQRLPTIPPNLTPRINLVSLALPHVENLPNNAEATADLPFDKIPYLKEAYDGLKDSLFHFLHSSFPDWIIFDFAPYWLPEIATKLGISGVLFSIFGAWTISFSGPSYSAMLNDNDPRTEPQHFTVPPKWVTFPSKVAFRIHEAKRFFDHIEVNSSGVTDMFRWGSVLAGCDVLAVRSCLELEADFLRLVEDLHCKPVIPVGLLPPPAPCSEGGVDEKWVTISEWLDKQTQGSVVYIAFGSELTMNQDEITELALGVELSGLPFFWALRNRDDSVRLPDGFEERVKGRGVVWTSWAPQLRIMAHESVGGFLTHCGYSSVIEALSFGLALIMLPFAIDQGLIARVFEGKKVGIEVPRDEQDGSFTRNSVAESLRLVIVDKEGSAYRENAKQQMVTLFGDKSISDRCVDQFVAFLRSHRKLPAVINNDLPTHSPN from the coding sequence ATGGATGAACCTCACGAGCTCCACATAGCCATCTTCCCATGGCTTGCTTTCGGTCATATAATCCCATTTCTAGAGCTCGCCAAGCTAATAGCTCAAAGGGGTCACAAGATCTCCTTTATATCTACTCCACGAAACATCCAACGTTTACCAACTATACCTCCAAATTTAACACCCCGAATCAATTTAGTAAGCCTCGCTTTACCCCATGTAGAAAATCTCCCAAACAACGCAGAGGCCACCGCAGACTTGCCTTTCGACAAAATTCCATACCTGAAGGAAGCCTATGACGGACTCAAAGATTCTTTATTTCACTTCTTACATTCTTCTTTTCCAGATTGGATCATCTTTGATTTCGCTCCTTACTGGTTACCTGAGATAGCAACCAAGCTTGGGATCTCTGGTGTTCTCTTTAGCATTTTTGGTGCGTGGACCATATCCTTCTCTGGACCATCATACTCAGCAATGCTCAACGACAACGATCCAAGGACCGAACCGCAACACTTCACGGTCCCTCCAAAGTGGGTCACATTTCCCTCTAAAGTGGCATTTCGCATCCATGAAGCTAAGCGGTTTTTTGATCACATAGAAGTGAACAGTTCAGGTGTCACCGATATGTTTCGTTGGGGATCTGTGCTTGCTGGCTGCGATGTTCTAGCCGTAAGGAGCTGCTTAGAGCTAGAGGCTGATTTCTTAAGACTTGTGGAAGACCTTCACTGTAAGCCTGTAATCCCAGTAGGCCTCCTGCCACCACCTGCTCCGTGTAGCGAGGGCGGGGTGGATGAAAAATGGGTTACGATCAGTGAGTGGCTAGACAAGCAAACGCAAGGATCTGTGGTTTACATAGCGTTTGGAAGCGAGTTAACAATGAATCAAGATGAAATAACTGAATTGGCTCTGGGGGTAGAGTTATCGGGTCTGCCGTTCTTTTGGGCTTTGAGGAACCGGGATGACTCGGTCAGGTTACCAGATGGATTTGAGGAACGAGTAAAAGGACGTGGAGTGGTGTGGACGAGCTGGGCACCACAACTAAGGATTATGGCTCATGAATCGGTTGGGGGTTTTTTGACTCACTGCGGTTATAGCTCAGTTATAGAGGCACTCTCCTTTGGACTTGCTTTGATCATGTTGCCTTTCGCTATAGACCAAGGATTAATCGCAAGGGTTTTTGAAGGGAAGAAGGTTGGGATAGAAGTGCCGAGAGATGAGCAGGACGGGTCGTTTACGAGGAACTCGGTAGCTGAGTCACTCAGGTTGGTTATTGTTGACAAGGAAGGATCCGCATATAGAGAAAATGCCAAGCAGCAGATGGTAACATTATTTGGGGACAAGAGTATCAGCGATCGATGCGTGGACCAATTTGTTGCCTTCTTACGAAGTCATAGAAAATTGCCAGCAGTGATTAACAATGACCTGCCCACGCACTCTCCAAACTGA